In one window of Candidatus Binatia bacterium DNA:
- a CDS encoding helix-turn-helix domain-containing protein — protein MGESKGPPGHFFSGELPDQRRAIEDHLDYATAIKRLREERGMTRQDLALKSGVSYSYLSEVERGAKRPSGDVLAKLAAAMGMLPSDLLRRVEELPRRQVGGVREGKPYTVRRTPEEWPLERYGKPMYLPGRSPLGKPDTGGEALKPGTFFYWHEPPQDAAFSRRPWKPLSYDDILMLWKRLRGSLRSEERAYRALELLLHAVAELDAEDLEILLRLAERLIRRKHEQRRQGK, from the coding sequence ATGGGCGAAAGCAAGGGGCCGCCAGGCCATTTCTTCAGCGGCGAACTTCCCGATCAGCGGCGGGCGATCGAGGATCATTTAGATTACGCGACCGCGATTAAGCGCTTGCGAGAAGAGCGTGGGATGACGCGCCAGGACTTGGCCCTGAAGTCCGGCGTTTCTTACTCGTACCTGAGCGAGGTCGAGCGCGGCGCCAAGAGGCCGTCCGGCGACGTCTTGGCGAAGCTGGCAGCCGCAATGGGGATGTTGCCGAGCGACTTGCTGCGGCGAGTGGAGGAGTTACCGCGGCGGCAGGTCGGAGGCGTCCGGGAAGGCAAGCCGTATACGGTCCGGCGTACACCCGAGGAGTGGCCTTTGGAGCGCTACGGCAAGCCGATGTACCTTCCAGGGCGCAGCCCCCTGGGAAAGCCAGATACTGGGGGCGAAGCTTTGAAACCCGGCACATTCTTCTATTGGCATGAGCCCCCCCAGGATGCGGCTTTTTCGCGTCGTCCATGGAAGCCCTTGAGTTACGACGACATTCTGATGCTCTGGAAGCGCTTGCGCGGAAGCCTGCGCTCCGAGGAACGCGCATATCGTGCCCTGGAGCTCTTGTTACACGCCGTCGCCGAGCTGGATGCGGAGGATTTAGAAATCCTGCTGCGGCTAGCGGAGCGCCTCATTCGGCGGAAACATGAACAGAGGAGACAGGGCAAATAG